The following are from one region of the Streptomyces decoyicus genome:
- a CDS encoding sensor histidine kinase, translating to MSGPRDRTGTGPGTRPGRRLRARLRSRLRSWRSGGSAAWLRTRKPASLRTAFAVAFAAGAAAVTLLVGFLSYDAAARLVRVDEKSVFSQVVRDLRSQVQEKQFVPADYTSADPDHDGPRDDLTRPTRTEVQILGTGGRIVEPGRPALPVGAAERRIATDAQAGRDTEREADIGDEEYHVATVALGGGHGAVQVAQKFSETEDLLSALQQRTALLAGGVIALSGAGGWWLARRITGRLVRLTSVAEKVAEHGRLDVPVPVAGRDEVARLGRAFDDMLGRLASAVQDQQRLVQDAGHELRTPLTSLRTNISLLKRFDELPPDARDELLADLAGEARELSDLVNELVDLAAGQRDDDPLSDVSLADVAEKAAASARRRTGREITVRTIRPAVVEGRSAALHRALTNLLENAAKFDAGGTEPIEVLVTGARIEVLDRGPGITDADLARVFDRFYRAATARGLPGSGLGLAIVREIATAHGGHAFATRRPGGGATLGFTVGTGKDDGPGARPATGAGPGA from the coding sequence ATGTCAGGCCCCCGCGACCGCACCGGGACCGGTCCCGGCACCCGTCCCGGCCGTCGGCTGCGCGCCCGGCTGCGGAGCCGGCTGCGCTCCTGGCGGAGCGGCGGGTCGGCCGCCTGGCTGCGCACCCGTAAGCCCGCCAGCCTGCGCACCGCGTTCGCGGTGGCGTTCGCGGCGGGGGCCGCTGCGGTGACCCTGCTCGTCGGATTCCTCAGCTACGACGCGGCGGCCCGGCTGGTACGGGTCGACGAGAAGTCGGTGTTCTCGCAGGTCGTACGGGATCTGCGCAGCCAGGTCCAGGAGAAGCAGTTCGTGCCGGCCGACTACACGAGCGCCGACCCCGACCACGACGGGCCGCGCGACGACCTCACCCGGCCCACCCGTACCGAGGTGCAGATCCTGGGCACCGGCGGCCGGATCGTGGAGCCGGGGCGCCCGGCCCTCCCGGTCGGTGCCGCGGAACGCCGTATTGCCACCGACGCGCAGGCCGGCCGCGATACGGAGCGGGAGGCGGACATCGGCGACGAGGAGTACCACGTCGCGACGGTGGCGCTCGGCGGCGGCCACGGTGCGGTGCAGGTCGCGCAGAAGTTCAGCGAGACCGAGGATCTGCTCTCCGCGCTCCAGCAGCGCACCGCCCTGCTGGCCGGCGGGGTCATCGCGCTGTCCGGTGCGGGCGGCTGGTGGCTGGCGCGCCGGATCACCGGCCGGCTGGTGCGGCTGACCTCGGTCGCCGAGAAGGTGGCGGAGCACGGGCGGCTGGACGTGCCGGTACCGGTGGCGGGGCGGGACGAGGTCGCCCGGCTCGGGCGGGCCTTCGACGACATGCTCGGCCGGCTGGCCAGCGCCGTCCAGGACCAGCAGCGCCTCGTCCAGGACGCCGGCCACGAGCTGCGCACCCCGCTGACCTCGCTCCGGACGAACATCTCGCTGCTCAAGCGCTTCGACGAGCTGCCCCCGGACGCCCGCGACGAGCTGCTGGCCGATCTGGCGGGGGAGGCCCGTGAACTGAGCGATCTCGTCAACGAGCTGGTGGATCTGGCGGCCGGACAGCGCGACGACGACCCGCTCTCCGACGTGAGCCTGGCCGATGTCGCGGAGAAGGCGGCGGCTTCGGCCCGCCGCCGCACCGGCCGCGAGATCACCGTCCGGACCATCCGCCCTGCGGTGGTGGAGGGCCGGTCCGCCGCGCTGCACCGTGCGCTCACCAATCTGCTGGAGAACGCCGCCAAGTTCGACGCGGGCGGCACGGAGCCGATCGAGGTCCTCGTCACCGGCGCCCGCATCGAGGTCCTCGACCGCGGCCCCGGTATCACGGACGCCGACCTCGCCCGGGTCTTCGACCGCTTCTACCGGGCCGCGACGGCCCGCGGTCTGCCCGGCTCCGGCCTCGGCCTCGCCATCGTCCGCGAGATCGCCACCGCCCATGGCGGCCATGCCTTCGCCACCCGCCGTCCGGGCGGCGGCGCCACCCTGGGCTTCACGGTCGGAACGGGAAAGGACGACGGTCCGGGAGCCCGGCCCGCCACGGGGGCCGGGCCGGGCGCGTAG
- a CDS encoding BlaI/MecI/CopY family transcriptional regulator has protein sequence MSETSPVQRRPSGELEASVLAALWAAGGPLSPAEVQSALGGRLARTTVTTILTRLHDKGAVSRSRAGRGFAYSPIQDSAGLTARRMRSELDKQDDRGTALARFVSQLTSEDEQVLRSLLAGAEGGAPEGTGTGQRPGPGAGAGA, from the coding sequence ATGTCGGAGACATCACCCGTGCAGCGGCGCCCCTCAGGCGAGCTGGAGGCGAGCGTGCTCGCGGCGCTCTGGGCGGCCGGGGGGCCGCTGAGCCCCGCCGAGGTCCAGAGCGCGCTGGGCGGCCGGCTCGCGCGCACCACCGTCACCACGATCCTGACCCGGCTGCACGACAAGGGAGCGGTCTCCCGCTCCCGGGCCGGCCGCGGGTTCGCGTACTCGCCGATACAGGACTCCGCGGGGCTGACCGCCCGGCGGATGCGCAGCGAGCTCGACAAGCAGGACGACCGCGGCACCGCGCTCGCCCGCTTCGTCTCGCAGCTGACCAGTGAGGACGAGCAGGTACTGCGGTCCCTTCTGGCGGGCGCGGAGGGCGGCGCCCCCGAGGGAACGGGAACCGGCCAGCGGCCCGGCCCCGGGGCCGGGGCCGGGGCGTGA
- a CDS encoding DedA family protein: MSAAAAFPQVTAVNQAVNVLDAGSLLAAFGALGVAVVLFAETGLLVGFFLPGDSLLFTAGLLCAPGTGGGAHLALPQVLTAAAVGALAGSQVGFWIGRRGGRALLARSRARRLHEGAARAEALLARYGHAKALVLARFVPVVRTVLNPLAGALGVPARTFALWQIAGGLLWTLGLTLAGYALGSSVPNVDRYLLPLVALVVLVSLAPLAVELLRSRRRPHQAPDPTPPPGA; the protein is encoded by the coding sequence ATGTCTGCCGCCGCCGCATTTCCGCAGGTGACAGCGGTCAACCAGGCCGTGAACGTGCTCGACGCCGGGTCGCTGCTGGCCGCGTTCGGCGCGCTGGGCGTCGCCGTCGTGCTCTTCGCCGAGACGGGGCTGCTGGTGGGTTTCTTCCTGCCCGGCGACTCGCTGCTGTTCACCGCCGGTCTGCTGTGCGCCCCGGGCACCGGCGGCGGGGCCCACCTCGCGCTGCCGCAGGTGCTCACGGCCGCTGCCGTCGGGGCGCTCGCCGGCTCCCAGGTCGGATTCTGGATCGGCCGGCGCGGCGGCCGCGCCCTGCTGGCCCGCAGCCGCGCCCGCCGGCTGCACGAGGGCGCCGCCCGCGCCGAGGCGCTCCTCGCCCGCTACGGCCACGCCAAGGCCCTCGTCCTGGCCCGCTTCGTCCCCGTCGTGCGCACCGTGCTGAACCCGCTGGCCGGCGCCCTGGGCGTGCCCGCCCGCACCTTCGCCCTCTGGCAGATCGCCGGCGGCCTGCTCTGGACCCTCGGCCTCACCCTCGCCGGCTACGCCCTGGGCTCGTCCGTACCGAACGTCGACCGCTATCTGCTGCCGCTGGTCGCCCTGGTGGTGCTGGTCTCGCTGGCCCCGCTCGCCGTCGAACTGCTCCGCTCCCGCAGGCGCCCGCACCAGGCGCCCGACCCCACCCCGCCGCCCGGCGCCTGA
- a CDS encoding phosphatase PAP2 family protein, whose amino-acid sequence MTHLAFGGASIDGGLYTRITWLARHTPHELNTLITYATDYGLALFAFLMLTGWWRARTRDSGTMATALATPVVVVTAFLVNDLAKSLFGEPRPCRTLHAVTIEVCPGPGDWSFPSNHSALVAAAAVALLLCDRQLGRIAVPAALLMAASRVWVGAHYPHDVAAGLIVGALVARGLTPLARRAAPAVDRIRATRLRPLVAAR is encoded by the coding sequence GTGACCCACCTCGCCTTCGGGGGAGCCTCGATCGACGGCGGCCTGTATACCCGGATCACCTGGCTCGCCCGGCACACCCCGCACGAGCTCAACACCCTCATCACGTACGCCACCGACTACGGCCTCGCCCTCTTCGCCTTCCTGATGCTGACCGGCTGGTGGCGGGCGCGGACCCGCGACTCCGGCACCATGGCGACCGCGCTGGCCACCCCCGTCGTCGTGGTCACCGCCTTTCTCGTCAACGACCTCGCCAAGAGCCTCTTCGGCGAACCACGTCCCTGCCGGACGCTCCACGCCGTCACCATCGAGGTCTGTCCCGGGCCCGGCGACTGGTCCTTCCCCAGCAACCACTCCGCCCTCGTGGCGGCGGCCGCGGTCGCCCTGCTGCTGTGCGACCGGCAGCTGGGCCGGATCGCCGTACCGGCCGCGCTCCTGATGGCGGCCTCACGCGTCTGGGTCGGCGCCCACTACCCGCACGACGTCGCCGCCGGCCTGATCGTCGGCGCCCTCGTCGCCCGGGGACTCACCCCGCTCGCCCGCCGCGCGGCCCCCGCCGTCGACCGGATCCGCGCCACCCGGCTGCGCCCGCTGGTGGCCGCACGGTGA
- a CDS encoding phosphatase PAP2 family protein, with protein sequence MTASEPGPGPRPRPSRPGSEPVSRAGPRRRPRTAPLLVLAAVCAALFAALAVTVSVRHGAPVAPERAALRWAAAHHGEPLRSMAGALTATGTGPVPYLLAVLAGLLAGRDAAGRLRAVICTLVVLAVGQAIRYGLMELLARPRPPAVDWAGRASGYAFPSGHATTSALAAGILAWGIAQRARPSVARTWYVVLALWAVGVGLTRVALRLHWPGDVLGGWLLAATLLALALLLEPFAFPRRGRSRCGPARAP encoded by the coding sequence GTGACGGCGTCCGAGCCGGGACCGGGCCCGCGGCCGCGGCCGTCACGGCCGGGCTCGGAGCCGGTTTCGCGCGCCGGGCCGCGGCGGCGCCCCCGTACGGCCCCGCTTCTCGTCCTCGCCGCGGTCTGCGCCGCGCTCTTCGCCGCCCTGGCGGTCACCGTGTCCGTACGGCACGGAGCCCCGGTCGCTCCCGAACGGGCGGCCCTCCGCTGGGCCGCCGCCCACCACGGGGAGCCGCTGCGCTCCATGGCCGGTGCGCTGACCGCCACCGGAACCGGGCCGGTCCCCTATCTGCTGGCAGTACTCGCCGGCCTGCTGGCCGGCCGGGACGCGGCGGGCCGGCTCCGCGCGGTGATCTGCACCCTCGTCGTGCTCGCCGTCGGCCAGGCGATCCGTTACGGCCTGATGGAGCTGCTAGCCCGCCCCCGCCCGCCCGCCGTCGACTGGGCCGGGCGCGCCTCCGGCTACGCGTTCCCCTCCGGCCATGCCACCACCTCGGCGCTGGCGGCCGGAATCCTGGCCTGGGGCATCGCCCAACGGGCCCGGCCTTCCGTCGCCCGCACCTGGTACGTGGTGCTCGCCCTCTGGGCCGTCGGAGTCGGCCTCACCCGTGTCGCCCTGCGCCTCCACTGGCCCGGCGATGTCCTCGGGGGCTGGCTCCTGGCGGCGACCCTGCTGGCCCTCGCACTGCTCCTGGAGCCGTTCGCCTTCCCCCGCCGGGGCCGCTCCCGATGCGGGCCGGCGAGAGCCCCATAG
- a CDS encoding L-serine ammonia-lyase gives MAISVFDLFSIGIGPSSSHTVGPMRAARMFVGRLKKDGLLAQTVSVRAELFGSLGATGHGHGTPKAVLLGLEGHSPRTVDVESADDEVERIRTTKRLRLLGAEIGTTHEIDFDEATELILHRRRALPYHANGMTLFAYDAAGAPLLEKTYYSVGGGFVIDEDAVAGENPIVPDDTALTHPFRTGDELLRLSHDTGLSISALMLENEKAWRTEDEIRAGLLEIWQVMQACVTRGMSREGILPGGLKVRRRAAHSARQLRSEGDATAHAMEWTTLYAMAVNEENAAGGRVVTAPTNGAAGIIPAVLHYYINFVPGADEDGIVRFLLAAGAIGMLFKENASISGAEVGCQGEVGSACSMAAGGLAEVLGGSPEQVENAAEIGMEHNLGLTCDPVGGLVQIPCIERNGMAAVKAVTAARMALRGDGRHHVSLDKVIKTMKDTGADMSVKYKETARGGLAVNIIEC, from the coding sequence GTGGCCATCTCCGTCTTCGACCTCTTCTCCATCGGCATCGGCCCCTCCAGCTCCCACACCGTCGGCCCGATGCGCGCCGCCCGGATGTTCGTCGGACGCCTCAAGAAGGACGGCCTGCTCGCCCAGACGGTCAGCGTCCGCGCCGAACTCTTCGGCTCCCTGGGCGCCACCGGCCACGGCCACGGCACCCCCAAGGCCGTCCTCCTCGGCCTCGAAGGCCACTCCCCCCGCACCGTGGACGTCGAATCCGCCGACGACGAGGTCGAGCGCATCCGCACCACCAAGCGCCTGCGCCTGCTCGGGGCGGAAATAGGCACCACCCATGAGATCGACTTCGACGAAGCCACCGAACTCATCCTCCACCGCCGCCGCGCCCTGCCCTACCACGCCAACGGCATGACGCTCTTCGCCTATGACGCCGCCGGCGCGCCCCTGCTGGAGAAGACCTACTACTCGGTCGGCGGCGGCTTCGTCATCGACGAGGACGCGGTGGCCGGCGAGAACCCGATCGTCCCCGACGACACCGCCCTGACCCACCCCTTCCGCACCGGCGACGAACTCCTGCGCCTCTCCCACGACACCGGCCTGTCCATCTCCGCCCTCATGCTGGAGAACGAGAAGGCCTGGCGCACCGAGGACGAGATCCGCGCCGGACTGCTGGAGATCTGGCAGGTCATGCAGGCCTGCGTCACCCGCGGCATGTCCCGCGAGGGCATCCTGCCGGGCGGCCTCAAGGTCCGCCGCCGCGCCGCCCACTCCGCCCGCCAGCTGCGCTCGGAGGGCGACGCCACCGCCCACGCCATGGAGTGGACCACCCTCTACGCGATGGCCGTGAACGAGGAGAACGCCGCGGGCGGGCGCGTGGTGACCGCACCCACCAACGGCGCGGCCGGCATCATCCCCGCCGTCCTGCACTACTACATCAACTTCGTGCCCGGCGCCGACGAGGACGGCATCGTCCGCTTCCTGCTCGCGGCCGGTGCGATCGGCATGCTCTTCAAGGAGAACGCCTCCATCTCCGGCGCCGAGGTCGGCTGCCAGGGCGAGGTGGGCTCCGCCTGCTCGATGGCCGCCGGCGGCCTCGCCGAGGTCCTGGGCGGCTCGCCCGAGCAGGTCGAGAACGCCGCCGAGATCGGCATGGAACACAACCTCGGCCTGACCTGCGACCCCGTCGGCGGCCTCGTGCAGATCCCCTGCATCGAGCGCAACGGCATGGCCGCCGTCAAGGCCGTCACCGCCGCCCGCATGGCCCTGCGCGGCGACGGCCGCCACCATGTCTCCCTCGACAAGGTCATCAAGACCATGAAGGACACCGGCGCCGACATGAGCGTCAAGTACAAGGAGACGGCGCGGGGCGGTCTGGCCGTCAACATCATCGAGTGCTGA
- the glyA gene encoding serine hydroxymethyltransferase produces MSLLNSSLHELDPDVAAAVDAELHRQQSTLEMIASENFAPVAVMEAQGSVLTNKYAEGYPGRRYYGGCEHVDVVEQIAIDRIKALFGAEAANVQPHSGAQANAAAMFALIKPGDTILGLNLAHGGHLTHGMKINFSGKLYNVVPYHVDEKSNLVDMEEVERLAKEHRPKLIVAGWSAYPRQLDFAEFRRIADEVGAYLMVDMAHFAGLVAAGLHPSPVPHAHVVTTTTHKTLGGPRGGVILSTQELAKKINSAVFPGQQGGPLEHVIAAKAVSFKVAASDDFKERQQRTLDGARILAERLIQPDVTEVGVSVLSGGTDVHLVLVDLRNSELDGQQAEDRLHEVGITVNRNAIPNDPRPPMVTSGLRIGTPALATRGFQAEDFREVADIIAQALKPAYDAEALKARVTALADKFPLYPSL; encoded by the coding sequence ATGTCGCTTCTGAACAGCTCCCTCCATGAGCTCGACCCCGACGTCGCCGCCGCCGTCGACGCCGAACTCCACCGCCAGCAGTCCACCCTCGAAATGATCGCGTCGGAGAACTTCGCCCCCGTCGCCGTCATGGAGGCCCAGGGCTCCGTCCTCACCAACAAGTACGCCGAGGGCTACCCCGGCCGCCGCTACTACGGCGGCTGCGAGCACGTCGACGTCGTCGAACAGATCGCCATCGACCGCATCAAGGCGCTCTTCGGCGCCGAGGCCGCCAACGTCCAGCCGCACTCCGGCGCACAGGCCAACGCCGCCGCCATGTTCGCCCTCATCAAGCCGGGCGACACCATCCTGGGCCTCAACCTCGCCCACGGCGGCCACCTCACCCACGGCATGAAGATCAACTTCTCCGGCAAGCTCTACAACGTGGTGCCCTACCACGTCGACGAGAAGTCGAACCTGGTCGACATGGAAGAGGTCGAGCGCCTCGCCAAGGAGCACCGCCCGAAGCTGATCGTCGCCGGCTGGTCCGCCTACCCGCGCCAGCTCGACTTCGCCGAGTTCCGCCGGATCGCGGACGAGGTCGGCGCCTACCTGATGGTCGACATGGCGCACTTCGCCGGCCTGGTCGCCGCGGGTCTGCACCCCTCCCCCGTGCCGCACGCCCACGTCGTCACCACCACCACGCACAAGACCCTCGGCGGTCCGCGCGGCGGCGTGATCCTCTCCACCCAGGAACTCGCCAAGAAGATCAACTCGGCGGTCTTCCCGGGTCAGCAGGGCGGCCCCCTGGAGCACGTCATCGCGGCGAAGGCGGTGTCCTTCAAGGTCGCGGCGTCCGACGACTTCAAGGAGCGCCAGCAGCGCACCCTGGACGGCGCCCGCATCCTCGCCGAGCGCCTCATCCAGCCCGACGTGACCGAGGTCGGCGTGTCCGTGCTGTCCGGCGGCACCGACGTGCACCTGGTCCTGGTCGACCTGCGCAACAGCGAGCTCGACGGGCAGCAGGCCGAGGACCGCCTCCACGAGGTCGGCATCACCGTCAACCGCAACGCCATCCCGAACGACCCCCGGCCCCCGATGGTCACCTCCGGCCTGCGCATCGGCACCCCCGCGCTGGCCACCCGCGGCTTCCAGGCCGAGGACTTCCGCGAGGTCGCCGACATCATCGCCCAGGCCCTCAAGCCCGCCTATGACGCCGAAGCCCTCAAGGCCCGCGTCACGGCGCTCGCGGACAAGTTCCCGCTGTACCCGTCCCTGTGA
- the gcvH gene encoding glycine cleavage system protein GcvH yields the protein MSNPQQLRYSKEHEWLSGAEEGVSTVGITEHAANALGDVVYVQLPEVGATVAAGETCGELESTKSVSDLYSPVDGEITEINEDVVNDPSLVNSAPFEGGWLFKVKISGEPGELLSADEYAAFITG from the coding sequence ATGAGCAACCCCCAGCAGCTGCGCTACAGCAAGGAGCACGAGTGGCTGTCGGGCGCCGAGGAAGGCGTCTCGACGGTCGGCATCACCGAGCACGCGGCCAACGCGCTCGGCGACGTCGTCTACGTGCAGCTCCCCGAGGTCGGTGCCACGGTCGCGGCGGGCGAGACCTGCGGCGAGCTGGAGTCGACCAAGTCGGTCAGCGATCTCTACTCGCCCGTCGACGGTGAGATCACCGAGATCAACGAGGATGTCGTCAACGACCCCTCGCTGGTGAACTCCGCCCCGTTCGAGGGCGGTTGGCTGTTCAAGGTGAAGATCAGCGGCGAGCCGGGCGAACTGCTCTCGGCCGACGAGTACGCCGCCTTCATCACCGGCTGA